The genome window AAGGGTTTTTAGCACTTGCGTCATCTAAAGAGATATAGGGTTCATAACCTATTCTCGATAATAAATTAACGAGATCTTGAAGACTCAACTCTTTTGAAGAGAAGGTTATTCTCACTGTCTTTTCTGGAAAATTAACCTGTGAAGTGGTCACGCCAGGTTGTAACTTCTGTAAGTTCTCCAACACCCAAATACAGGAACTACAGTGAATAGAGGGTATAAGTAAGGAGATCACTTGCGTGCCTTGCTCATTAAATTCGAGCAGATTGGAAACAATATCTTCATTTTCTAAAAAGTCAAACTTACCTTCTTGTGTTCCCGGTGTAGTTCCTGGAGTTTTCTCCAATGCATAATAATAGGAAAGATCATTATCCTTTAAAATATCATAAACGGTCTTACATCCATGACAACAAAATGCTTTGTCCTTGTAAGAAATCAACGATGTGCGACACGCGTCTCCGCAGTGGAAACAATTTTCCATAATTTATAAATTTGGTATGATCTTACCTATTGCAAATATGATTCACTAAGAGTTTTTAAAAGATGACATTTGTCAGTCTTTAAAATTAAACGGCATGCTTTTGATAGACAGCAAAAGCATAACTCACTCTTGTAAAGGCTGTACTTTATAACTAGAGCTATTGGTCCGTGAGGTAGTGCTACTTTGCTTATTTTTTGTAAGCTACTAAAACCAGTATCTTTGATTTTTATTTATTAATAATGACAGACCATCAAGAAGGAAGGTGCGAGAATTGCATCGTAAGACAACTAAATACGTTAAAGGCACTTACCAAGGAAGAACTCAAACGTATTTCTGATAGTAAAGAGACCAAGATCATTAAGAAAGGGGAGGCCATTTTTAATGAAGGAGATAAACTCAATGGTGTTTATTGTGTAAGAGATGGTTTTTCAAAGCTTTCTAAAAGGAGTGATAACGGTAAAGATCAGATTGTAAAAATTGCTTCAAAAGGGGAATTGTTAGGGCAGCGATCTGTTATAACAGAAGAATCTACTAATTTAAGTGCTGTGGCTCTGAGTGATATGAATGTATGTTTCATTTCTAAAAATCACTTGAAAGATAACATCAGTAACAATATTAAATTTACAAATGCGCTATTGGTACAACTTGCTAATGATCTCAAATTTGCAGACGATGTGATCGTTAACATGGCGCAAAAAAATGTAAAACAACGCATTGCAGAGACACTGCGGTATCTGGAAGATAATTTTGGTAAAGATGAAGAGGGCTTTATAAAGATGATTCTCACTCGTGAAGATATTGCAAACCTAGTGGGTACTGCAAAAGAGGCTTGTATAAGACAATTAACCGCGTTTAAAAAGGCAGGCTGGATCCATACAGAGGGCAAGCGCATCAAAATTATAAATGACAAAGCCCTCTATAATTTAATAGAAGGCTTTGAGTAAAGGGCTGTTTTTTGTTTTAGATTTTAAAAGTTACTACTGGTAAGGAAGAGTGGTTGACCATATCCTCTCCTATACTGCCAGAAAAGAAGTGAGATAATCCCTTGCGGCCATGGGTTGGGATGCCTATAATATCAGCTTGTTTCTTTTCGGCAAAATGAAACACTCCATTCTCCACACTGAAATCTGAAAAAATAGTAACCTCTGCAGGGGAGAATTTATAAGCATCCGTTAGGGTATCAGAAAATCGGGCGATTTGATTTATGATTTGGTTTGTACTTTGAAAATTGCTAGCTGGCAAGTTTACAAACAATAAGGAAACTTCTATTTGTAGTTTTTTAAATAGGTCCATCGCTTTTATAAAAACTTCTTTACTCTCTAGTTTAAAATCACATGCAAAGACTCCTTTATGCGGTGTAAAACCTTGAGTTCCTTTAATCACGAGAACAGGAATATGTGATGTCCTGACTACTTTTTCGGTATTGGAGCCTATAAAGACTTCTTGAATACCACTACTTCCATGAGATCCCATAACAATAAGATCTCCATGATGTTCTTTTGCTACCTGATCCAGTTCGCTAAAGACTTTATAGTTGCGTACCGCAGTTTGAATAGAAACTCCTTTTAAATAATTTTTATCTAGAAATTTGTCAAAACGTTTTTGAGTGAGTTCGATGAGGTAGCGCCCCTCTTCAGATTTTTCTTCCTTAGATAAATTTACCTCTTGAAATTCCAACATGTGCACTATAATAAGCCGCGCTTGATGCTGTTTTGCAATTCGTACTGCCGCTTTAAGCGCATTTTCTGAAGGTGTTGAAAAGTCTACGGGGACAATTATATTTTTCATTATCTTTTGTTATAAGGTTACATCAATGCATTCAAAAATAGTGTGATGCTATGGTTTAAAAGCTGATATAAATCAGCTTCTGACTTTTCTAATGAATCAGAATAATTAAATAAAAAAATCTAATAGGGTTAATTCTAGTTTTGTGATTTACAGAATTAGGAATAGATCTTGTTAGTGAGTATGCAGTGATTGTTGTTATTTAGGAGCCGTTATAAGTGCTTTTGTAATTGCGACCTTTAAATTTGCTTATCTAAGAATAAGTGATTGAAGTTTTAGAAAGAGAGTTCTTGTTCAGCAAGGCTTTAAAATAAATACAGCACACAGAACTAAAAAATTTAATAGAATAGTTTTGGTATTTTATACTGCTATTAAAACAGGTATTACTTTTTTAAAAAGTGTTGCTTAGGAAGACACATACTTACAAT of Nonlabens sp. Ci31 contains these proteins:
- a CDS encoding Crp/Fnr family transcriptional regulator, with amino-acid sequence MTDHQEGRCENCIVRQLNTLKALTKEELKRISDSKETKIIKKGEAIFNEGDKLNGVYCVRDGFSKLSKRSDNGKDQIVKIASKGELLGQRSVITEESTNLSAVALSDMNVCFISKNHLKDNISNNIKFTNALLVQLANDLKFADDVIVNMAQKNVKQRIAETLRYLEDNFGKDEEGFIKMILTREDIANLVGTAKEACIRQLTAFKKAGWIHTEGKRIKIINDKALYNLIEGFE
- a CDS encoding universal stress protein, coding for MKNIIVPVDFSTPSENALKAAVRIAKQHQARLIIVHMLEFQEVNLSKEEKSEEGRYLIELTQKRFDKFLDKNYLKGVSIQTAVRNYKVFSELDQVAKEHHGDLIVMGSHGSSGIQEVFIGSNTEKVVRTSHIPVLVIKGTQGFTPHKGVFACDFKLESKEVFIKAMDLFKKLQIEVSLLFVNLPASNFQSTNQIINQIARFSDTLTDAYKFSPAEVTIFSDFSVENGVFHFAEKKQADIIGIPTHGRKGLSHFFSGSIGEDMVNHSSLPVVTFKI